A genomic region of Candidatus Pseudomonas phytovorans contains the following coding sequences:
- a CDS encoding CvpA family protein: MAFTLVDWAIIAIIAVSTLISLKRGFVKEALSLLIWIIAGAVAWMFGGSLSVYLESYIQTPSMRVIAGCAILFVATLLVGAMVNFLVGELIRVTGLSGTDRFLGMAFGAARGALLVVVAIGLISLGPVQQDTWWQESRLIPQFLLVADWSKNLILGFAGQWSPSGLISAPADLPFKEQLLGPAKP, encoded by the coding sequence CGTCTCCACACTGATCAGTCTCAAGCGCGGCTTCGTCAAGGAAGCCTTGTCCTTGCTTATCTGGATCATTGCCGGTGCGGTTGCCTGGATGTTCGGCGGTTCGCTCTCGGTGTATCTTGAGAGCTATATCCAGACGCCGTCGATGCGCGTCATCGCTGGCTGCGCCATTCTTTTCGTCGCCACCTTGCTGGTGGGGGCCATGGTCAACTTCCTTGTCGGCGAGCTGATCCGTGTGACCGGGCTGTCCGGTACCGATCGTTTCCTGGGCATGGCCTTCGGCGCCGCGCGCGGGGCCTTGCTGGTAGTGGTGGCCATAGGCCTGATCAGCCTGGGGCCGGTTCAACAAGACACCTGGTGGCAGGAATCACGCCTGATACCACAATTTCTCTTGGTCGCCGACTGGTCGAAGAACCTGATCCTGGGTTTTGCCGGCCAGTGGTCGCCCAGTGGGCTGATCAGCGCTCCGGCTGATCTGCCGTTCAAGGAACAGTTGCTCGGGCCGGCAAAGCCCTGA